A portion of the Tindallia magadiensis genome contains these proteins:
- a CDS encoding GGDEF domain-containing protein, producing MIKTIEGFMTDKEFYHHLQNEILTFSKEIVLVKINIDDFETVNRFYGEYVGDQVIRNTAKMLVENLREDDLVCRTHKDEFLVMMPDTSRETGNILMEEIRNFRSEHTMMVGEKSLKIRFSAGISSFPHNGKTKEALIEAVDKALVKAKTLGKNRICIAVRDDWVEKRVCITKEMALKLREIASKRNKTESGLIREWLEEMLEKDNV from the coding sequence ATGATAAAAACGATTGAAGGATTTATGACGGATAAAGAATTTTACCATCATTTGCAAAATGAAATTCTGACATTTTCTAAAGAAATAGTCTTGGTAAAGATAAATATAGATGATTTTGAAACCGTGAACCGTTTTTATGGAGAATATGTTGGAGATCAAGTGATTCGAAATACAGCCAAAATGCTAGTAGAAAATCTTAGGGAAGATGATTTGGTATGCAGGACACATAAAGATGAATTTTTAGTAATGATGCCTGATACATCGAGAGAAACAGGAAATATTTTAATGGAAGAAATTAGGAACTTTCGATCAGAACATACGATGATGGTGGGAGAAAAAAGTCTTAAAATAAGGTTTAGTGCCGGCATATCTTCTTTTCCTCATAATGGTAAAACGAAAGAAGCTCTGATAGAAGCTGTCGATAAAGCCTTAGTAAAAGCAAAAACCCTTGGGAAAAACCGGATTTGCATTGCTGTTAGGGATGATTGGGTAGAAAAGCGTGTATGTATTACTAAAGAAATGGCACTTAAGCTACGAGAAATAGCTTCGAAGAGAAATAAAACAGAATCTGGTCTTATAAGAGAGTGGCTAGAAGAAATGCTGGAAAAAGACAATGTGTAA
- the pdxR gene encoding MocR-like pyridoxine biosynthesis transcription factor PdxR: protein MDNWIHQMNIDNNKTSHLYIQIYCGIKQLISSKRLKHGDRLPAVRKMAGVLNVNTVTVVKAYELLERDELVIKKIGSGTYVNFENNDIMGNVLVNDEWEKIQLRQLNQMTERNISITEETINFASANPSPDLFPVDDFKEALLEVLDRDKGFAFSYQDSRGYAPLRQRMADLAKVNGISATSEEIQIISGAQQGIDLVAKGTLQPGDTVLIERPSYSGAIAAFYSRGSRVKDIELTPDGIDIDLFEKTVKESRPKLVYLMPNFQNPTGISYTLEKLKAIIELSEKYDFTILEDDYVNEFAFSSSPVNTLKSLDRYQRVIYIKSFSKIFMPGLRLGYMIVPSEIYSTLVMAKQATDISTSGLLQRALERYFYHGKWDSNMKKLTNEYYKRFCAMKSIIESDLSTEITCRIPSGGLNFWIELPKGIDASLLYSKVANKNIVFAPGSLFYLNKPIYERLRISIAAVSLNQIEIGMTEMIRLIRNTDKLINTEKWSGEEKEPIL, encoded by the coding sequence ATGGATAACTGGATTCATCAGATGAATATTGACAACAATAAAACAAGTCATTTGTATATTCAAATATATTGTGGAATAAAACAATTAATTAGTAGTAAAAGGTTGAAGCATGGAGATCGATTACCTGCCGTTAGAAAAATGGCGGGTGTACTGAATGTCAACACAGTAACGGTAGTTAAAGCTTATGAGTTGCTTGAAAGAGATGAACTAGTCATTAAAAAAATAGGAAGCGGAACTTATGTAAACTTTGAAAATAACGACATAATGGGAAATGTCTTAGTAAATGATGAATGGGAAAAAATACAATTAAGGCAATTAAATCAAATGACTGAAAGAAATATATCTATTACAGAAGAAACCATCAATTTCGCTAGCGCTAACCCTTCTCCGGATTTGTTTCCTGTAGATGATTTTAAGGAAGCGTTGCTGGAAGTGCTGGATCGCGATAAAGGATTTGCATTTAGCTATCAGGATAGTAGAGGGTACGCTCCTTTAAGGCAGCGCATGGCTGACTTAGCAAAAGTTAATGGTATCAGTGCGACATCAGAAGAAATACAAATTATTTCCGGAGCGCAGCAAGGGATAGACTTGGTGGCAAAAGGAACACTTCAACCTGGAGACACTGTTCTAATCGAACGTCCATCTTATAGTGGTGCCATCGCAGCTTTTTACTCCCGAGGTTCTCGTGTGAAAGACATAGAGTTAACACCTGACGGGATTGATATTGATTTGTTTGAAAAGACAGTCAAAGAATCGCGACCTAAATTAGTGTACCTTATGCCTAACTTTCAAAATCCAACCGGGATTAGTTATACCCTTGAAAAATTAAAAGCAATCATTGAACTTAGCGAAAAATATGATTTTACGATCTTGGAAGATGATTACGTTAACGAGTTTGCTTTTAGCTCATCTCCTGTAAACACCTTAAAGTCTCTTGATCGTTACCAGCGGGTAATTTATATTAAAAGTTTTTCGAAGATCTTTATGCCGGGGCTCAGGCTAGGATATATGATAGTTCCTTCCGAAATCTATAGTACTTTGGTCATGGCAAAGCAGGCTACAGATATATCTACTTCTGGATTACTCCAAAGAGCTCTGGAACGATATTTTTACCATGGAAAATGGGATAGTAATATGAAAAAACTGACTAACGAATATTATAAACGATTTTGTGCTATGAAATCAATTATTGAGAGTGACTTATCAACAGAGATAACGTGCAGAATACCATCGGGAGGATTGAATTTTTGGATTGAATTACCTAAAGGAATAGATGCTTCGCTTCTTTATTCAAAAGTAGCCAATAAAAATATTGTGTTTGCTCCAGGCAGTTTGTTTTACTTAAATAAGCCGATTTATGAACGGTTACGGATTAGTATCGCCGCTGTTAGTTTAAATCAAATTGAAATTGGCATGACAGAAATGATAAGATTGATCAGAAATACAGATAAATTGATTAATACAGAAAAATGGAGTGGCGAGGAAAAGGAGCCAATTTTGTAA
- a CDS encoding histidinol-phosphatase HisJ family protein, translated as MIDYHVHTHHSFDGFHSMEELVIKGISLGLSEICFTDHKDYDYDGKGSEFTFSYKDYFLELEQIQNKFEHEISIKSGVEFGLQPHNIEQYEKDVALFPFDYIIGSIHSAKKTDIFIGDFFKTRNQRQAYEDYFDDMLQVIRKNATFSVLGHMDVIKRYGDFSDPLPLDEYIEYPSTIFKEIIQKGKGIEVNTSGFRYNLKTTHPSIDLLKLFHQLGGEIIVPGSDTHQIKDLGFHLLETLKVLHYIGYRYIASFDKMKPQFHKIESFL; from the coding sequence ATGATTGATTACCACGTTCACACACACCACTCCTTCGATGGATTCCATTCCATGGAAGAACTAGTTATAAAAGGAATCTCATTAGGCTTGTCAGAAATATGTTTTACAGATCATAAAGACTACGATTACGATGGAAAAGGTAGTGAGTTCACTTTTTCTTATAAGGACTATTTTCTTGAACTTGAGCAGATACAAAATAAGTTTGAGCATGAAATCTCTATTAAATCAGGGGTTGAATTTGGTCTTCAACCTCATAATATTGAACAGTACGAAAAAGACGTTGCTTTATTCCCTTTCGATTATATTATCGGCTCTATCCATAGCGCAAAAAAAACCGATATTTTCATTGGCGACTTTTTCAAAACTCGGAACCAACGACAGGCTTACGAGGATTACTTTGATGATATGTTACAAGTAATAAGAAAAAATGCAACTTTTTCTGTTTTAGGACATATGGATGTGATTAAAAGGTATGGCGACTTTTCTGACCCTTTACCCTTAGATGAATATATCGAGTACCCTAGCACTATTTTTAAGGAAATAATCCAGAAAGGGAAAGGTATCGAAGTCAACACTTCAGGCTTTCGCTATAACCTAAAAACGACACACCCTTCTATCGATTTACTCAAACTTTTTCATCAGTTGGGCGGCGAAATAATTGTACCAGGTTCTGATACTCACCAAATAAAAGATTTAGGCTTTCATTTATTAGAAACATTGAAAGTGCTTCATTACATCGGTTACCGGTATATCGCTTCTTTCGATAAGATGAAACCCCAATTTCACAAAATAGAGTCTTTTTTATAA
- a CDS encoding MOSC domain-containing protein yields the protein MAKVLSVNLSKETGVVKKPIEKGEFIESYGLKNDAHAGDWHRQVSLLGQESVDKIRKLGLVDNLEPGIFAENILTEGITLHELAIGTRLRIGETIQEVTQIGKECHHGCEIFQKVGDCVMPREGIFTKVLKGGIVKEGDEITLIKEVE from the coding sequence ATGGCTAAGGTATTGTCAGTTAATTTAAGTAAAGAAACAGGTGTGGTTAAGAAACCTATAGAAAAAGGAGAGTTCATAGAAAGCTATGGACTAAAAAATGATGCTCATGCTGGTGATTGGCATCGGCAGGTAAGTTTACTCGGTCAGGAAAGTGTTGATAAAATAAGAAAACTAGGACTAGTAGATAATCTTGAGCCAGGTATTTTTGCAGAAAACATTCTAACAGAAGGTATTACTTTGCATGAATTAGCGATTGGAACGAGATTGCGGATTGGTGAAACGATACAAGAAGTAACACAAATTGGTAAAGAATGTCATCATGGATGTGAAATTTTTCAAAAGGTTGGTGACTGTGTGATGCCAAGAGAAGGCATTTTTACCAAAGTACTTAAAGGCGGGATAGTAAAAGAAGGAGACGAAATAACGCTAATAAAAGAAGTGGAATAG
- a CDS encoding ABC transporter ATP-binding protein — protein MIMVDALQLAIPEILRRITDALQLGTLEKHQLLRYSLIILVIGLLMMLFRFLWRILIINSSRRMEYELRNEMFEQFLRLSTSYYNDKKTGDLMAHATNDIFAVRNAASGGIITFTDALFLNLAAITMMILTTNLKLTLIALIPMPVLAFAIYQFGVLINQRFKIVQEAFSELTESVQESFSGIRVIKSFSREEKEIHLFDQSNENLFNKNMNLAILFGTFSPTIQFISSISFFITLIYGTQLVMNHTITLGSFVAFNGYLASMVWSVPVIGFVINILQRGAASMSRINTLMEETPDIVEASDAIDLRDVHGHIEFSNVTFYYTTDKVPVLENFTFHIDPGTTIGIMGPTGSGKSTIPTLLLRLYDPDDGEIKMDGIPIKDTSLKSLRDQIGYVEQNSFVFSTSIYENIAFGKEDHCKEDIERAAKLAGLHQDIVTFPEAYHTLIGERGVTLSGGQKQRLAIARALVKNPPILILDDSLSAVDTQTEERILEGIQSTIHSKTTIIIAHRISTLKYCDKILVLDNGKPSEYGSHEELIKRDGFYAYQYYQQMLEDEIN, from the coding sequence TTGATAATGGTTGATGCTCTCCAACTAGCCATACCCGAAATACTAAGACGCATAACAGACGCTTTACAACTTGGCACATTAGAAAAACACCAATTATTAAGGTATAGCCTCATTATTTTAGTCATTGGTTTATTAATGATGCTTTTTCGTTTTCTTTGGCGTATTTTAATTATCAATTCTTCGAGGAGGATGGAATACGAACTGAGAAATGAAATGTTTGAGCAATTCCTTCGATTATCTACTTCTTATTATAATGATAAAAAAACCGGGGATCTAATGGCACACGCAACAAATGATATCTTTGCTGTTCGAAATGCCGCTAGCGGCGGGATCATCACTTTTACAGACGCACTCTTTTTAAATCTTGCCGCTATCACCATGATGATTCTTACTACAAACCTTAAACTAACGCTCATCGCTCTGATTCCAATGCCTGTTTTAGCATTTGCTATCTACCAATTCGGCGTATTAATCAATCAACGGTTCAAAATTGTCCAAGAAGCTTTTTCCGAATTAACAGAATCTGTTCAAGAAAGTTTTTCTGGCATTAGAGTGATTAAATCTTTCTCAAGAGAAGAGAAGGAAATACACCTGTTTGATCAGTCTAACGAGAATCTTTTTAACAAAAATATGAATCTTGCAATATTATTTGGTACGTTTTCTCCAACCATTCAGTTTATTTCGAGTATCAGTTTTTTTATCACTCTTATTTATGGTACCCAATTAGTAATGAATCACACGATTACTCTAGGTTCTTTCGTTGCCTTTAATGGGTATTTAGCCTCCATGGTTTGGTCCGTCCCTGTCATTGGATTTGTGATAAATATTTTGCAACGCGGAGCTGCCTCTATGTCAAGAATAAACACACTTATGGAGGAAACTCCCGACATTGTTGAAGCATCTGACGCTATTGATTTGAGAGATGTCCATGGACATATAGAGTTCTCAAATGTTACCTTTTACTATACGACCGATAAAGTGCCTGTTTTAGAAAACTTCACTTTTCACATTGACCCAGGAACTACCATTGGGATTATGGGACCTACCGGAAGTGGAAAAAGCACTATTCCTACTTTATTACTTCGTTTATATGATCCTGATGACGGAGAAATAAAAATGGACGGTATTCCTATTAAAGATACTTCTCTTAAATCACTTAGAGATCAAATTGGATATGTAGAACAAAATAGTTTCGTTTTTTCAACATCCATTTATGAAAACATTGCCTTTGGAAAAGAAGATCATTGTAAAGAAGATATCGAAAGAGCAGCAAAGCTGGCTGGTTTACATCAGGATATAGTAACCTTCCCAGAAGCCTATCATACGCTCATTGGAGAAAGAGGTGTCACACTTTCAGGTGGTCAAAAACAAAGACTAGCCATCGCCAGAGCACTTGTTAAAAATCCACCGATCCTCATTCTTGATGACTCTCTATCAGCGGTCGATACACAAACAGAAGAAAGAATTCTCGAAGGTATTCAAAGCACCATCCATTCAAAAACAACGATTATCATCGCCCATCGTATTTCCACTTTGAAATACTGTGACAAAATATTAGTTTTAGACAATGGTAAACCTTCAGAATATGGTTCTCACGAAGAATTAATAAAACGCGATGGGTTTTATGCCTATCAATACTATCAGCAAATGTTGGAAGATGAAATTAATTAG
- a CDS encoding ABC transporter ATP-binding protein — protein sequence MSTFLEEEKIEKAYDSTLMKRLLQYAKPYTVLLLIAVILLSFTAFAELAQPYLFKIAIDDHINYSEKEYTLDSELALHFNHYETGDIIRVMRDNQNFYLNHIHDENRLSSEQVTALRSQDTSSVRTLGLILIGIYFIAFFLNFAQVYILNYASNKIIFSIRHDLFSHLQHMSISFYDNQPIGRLLTRVTNDTETLYEMYTNVLVNLFKDLFLLIGIIIVMLSLNTQLALITFSMIPVILLFSYFFRSKVRKAYREVRMRLANVNSSLNENISGVQTTHIFKREEQQYSHFVKLNNSLLKANERETLISAFFRPGVEFLYSLSIALIIYYGGGLVMNQTIEFGVLFAFINYIRQFFQPINNLTEKYNILQSAMASSERIFELMDQPPQIVNKPNPQKPQTIKGHIEFKNVWFAYNNKDWILKNVTFEIQPGESIAFVGATGAGKTSIINVLSRFYDVQSGNILIDGIDIKDYDQQCLRNHIGIVQQDMFLFSGTIADNISMNQNDMPLQQIQHFAKKVHANHFIEKLPNGYLEPVMERGRNFSTGQQQLISFARTLAANPSILVLDEATAHIDTETESYIQQAIPELMKSRTTLAVAHRLSTIQHCDNIIVLHKGEVVEMGKHQDLLRNKAHYYKLYKLQYQSIYNPHSVSS from the coding sequence TTGAGCACTTTTTTAGAAGAAGAAAAGATCGAAAAAGCATATGATAGCACATTAATGAAGAGATTGCTTCAATACGCCAAGCCTTATACAGTTTTGTTGCTGATAGCGGTTATCTTGCTATCTTTTACGGCTTTTGCTGAATTAGCTCAGCCTTATCTTTTTAAGATTGCCATCGACGATCATATAAACTACTCAGAGAAAGAATATACATTAGACAGCGAGTTAGCACTACATTTCAACCATTATGAAACTGGCGATATTATTAGAGTAATGAGAGATAATCAAAATTTCTATCTCAATCATATCCACGACGAGAATAGGCTATCCTCTGAGCAAGTTACTGCTCTGAGATCCCAAGATACTAGCTCTGTGCGAACACTTGGTTTGATCCTTATAGGTATTTACTTTATCGCTTTCTTCCTCAATTTTGCACAGGTTTATATCTTAAATTATGCCAGTAATAAAATAATCTTCTCGATTCGTCATGATTTATTTAGCCACCTTCAACATATGTCTATTTCATTTTATGATAATCAACCCATCGGGCGACTCCTCACAAGAGTTACTAATGATACCGAAACACTCTATGAAATGTATACCAATGTTCTTGTGAATCTTTTTAAGGACCTGTTTCTTTTAATCGGTATCATCATAGTGATGCTGAGTCTGAATACACAATTAGCCTTGATCACATTTTCTATGATCCCAGTTATTCTTCTGTTTTCTTATTTTTTTAGATCTAAAGTTCGTAAAGCTTACCGCGAAGTTCGTATGCGATTAGCAAATGTCAACTCCTCATTGAATGAAAATATTTCTGGTGTGCAAACAACTCACATTTTTAAAAGAGAGGAACAACAATATTCGCATTTTGTAAAACTAAACAACTCTTTATTAAAAGCTAATGAAAGAGAAACCTTAATTTCAGCTTTTTTCAGACCTGGAGTTGAATTTCTTTACTCTTTATCAATAGCCCTCATTATTTATTATGGTGGTGGTCTGGTGATGAATCAAACTATCGAATTTGGTGTTTTATTTGCATTTATTAACTATATCAGGCAGTTCTTTCAACCCATTAACAATCTAACTGAGAAATACAATATCCTTCAATCTGCAATGGCATCTTCTGAGCGAATTTTCGAACTGATGGATCAGCCACCCCAAATCGTCAACAAACCTAATCCCCAAAAACCCCAAACCATAAAAGGGCATATTGAATTTAAAAACGTATGGTTCGCTTATAACAATAAGGATTGGATATTAAAAAACGTCACTTTTGAAATACAACCTGGAGAATCAATCGCCTTTGTGGGTGCAACTGGAGCTGGAAAAACATCAATCATAAATGTCCTTTCAAGATTTTATGATGTTCAATCCGGAAATATTCTAATCGACGGTATTGATATAAAAGATTATGACCAACAATGTCTTCGTAATCACATTGGCATTGTTCAACAAGATATGTTTCTTTTTTCTGGAACTATCGCCGACAATATCAGCATGAATCAAAATGACATGCCTTTGCAACAAATTCAACATTTTGCCAAAAAAGTACACGCTAATCATTTTATCGAAAAACTCCCTAACGGATACCTAGAACCTGTTATGGAACGAGGTAGAAACTTTTCTACAGGTCAGCAGCAATTAATCTCATTCGCTCGAACATTAGCGGCTAACCCTTCCATTTTAGTACTGGATGAAGCAACAGCACATATCGACACAGAAACAGAAAGTTATATTCAACAAGCAATTCCAGAACTTATGAAAAGTCGCACTACACTCGCTGTTGCCCACCGACTTTCTACAATTCAACATTGCGACAATATTATTGTGCTCCATAAAGGAGAAGTTGTTGAGATGGGAAAACACCAAGATTTACTGCGCAATAAAGCTCACTATTACAAACTATACAAACTTCAATATCAATCTATTTATAATCCACACTCCGTATCCTCATAA